The following coding sequences lie in one Sorghum bicolor cultivar BTx623 chromosome 6, Sorghum_bicolor_NCBIv3, whole genome shotgun sequence genomic window:
- the LOC8075917 gene encoding uncharacterized protein LOC8075917 isoform X2: MASTSAPAVACRVAPARATTSVLPAHSLPGCRAAVVWRCWAARRGRRRRWAGLRARCRISCEGSQPSAVQPDSESSGEGLVAEEDGPRRPPFDINLAVVLAGFAFEAYTSPPADVGWRETDAADCQTVFLSDVFLREVYDGQLVVRLKKGINLPAMDPWGTSDPYVILQLNGQTAKSQIKWATKDPTWNEDFTFNIKKSRENLLQVAAWDANLVTPHKRMGNAGLYLESLCDGNNHGVSVELEGLGGGGTIEIEVKYKSYEDIEREKQWWRIPFVSDFLVKSSLGSALRMVLGSESINASQFVKSAFGQLNSFTYTYLPKPSSLESGAEVSKNDEESSDGPTNSNELQQQNIDSEDISADSHSHSEARSPAATVNSEGDASSDMKESDEYFWRALNNVLNQNVLQNFGFSLPEVKQLDGFDLLSSLGLKSREIAEQEYLESGLAMADTSTSDGSETTPENTVGVENENGTLTTKEEVQSSFPDINKVSRDVLSQTENILGALMILSKNLSPHDQSVTTTETNGKDDMIREQQGASAADSVQKDDTVASTILSIDAQKAEDMRSLFASAETAMEAWAMLATSLGRNSFIKSDFEKICFLDNVSTDTQVAIWRDSSRRRLVVAFRGTEQSRWKDLRTDLMLVPAGLNPERLGGDFKQEVQVHSGFLGAYDSVRNRIMTLIKYAVGFLDEEDAGTIPSWHVYVTGHSLGGALATLLALELSSSQMAKNGVIFVTMYNFGSPRVGNRRFAEVYNAVKPIY, translated from the exons ATGGCCTCGACCAGTGCTCCCGCAGTCGCATGCCGCGTCGCGCCGGCGCGCGCAACGACCTCGGTTCTCCCCGCGCACTCGCTGCCGGGCTGCAGGGCTGCGGTGGTGTGGCGGTGCTGGGCCGCGAGGAGGGGGAGACGGAGGCGGTGGGCGGGGCTGCGGGCAAGGTGCCGCATAAGCTGCGAGGGGAGCCAGCCGTCAGCCGTGCAGCCAGATTCCGAGAGCTCTGGGGAGGGATTGGTGGCGGAGGAGGACGGGCCGCGGCGGCCGCCGTTCGACATCAACCTCGCCGTCGTGCTCGCCGGGTTCGCGTTTGAAGCCTACACCAGTCCGCCG GCAGATGTGGGCTGGCGCGAAACTGATGCGGCTGACTGTCAGACAGTGTTCCTGTCCGA TGTGTTTCTTCGTGAAGTATACGATGGACAGCTAGTCGTCAGGCTGAAGAAAGGCATAAACCTTCCTGCAATGGATCCATGG GGTACAAGTGATCCTTATGTAATTCTACAACTGAATGGCCAAACTGCAAAAAGCCAAATTAAATGGGC GACAAAGGATCCAACATGGAATGAGGATTTCACATTTAACATTAAAAAATCTCGAGAAAATCTTCTTCAG GTTGCAGCTTGGGATGCAAATCTTGTTACCCCACACAAACGCATGGGAAATGCTGGATTATACCTTGAATCACTTTGTGATG GTAACAATCATGGTGTTTCTGTTGAATTAGAAGGCCTTGGTGGTGGTGGAACTATTGAGATAGAG GTCAAATACAAGAGTTACGAGGATATCGAGCGTGAAAAACAATGGTGGAGAATACCTTTTGTGTCTGACTTTCTTGTGAAGAGCAGCCTGGGATCTGCTCTTAGAATGGTTCTTGGATCTGAAAGTATAAATGCAAGTCAGTTTGTGAAGTCTGCATTTGGGCAACTAAATTCTTTCACTTACACCTACCTTCCAAAGCCATCATCATTGGAAAGTGGAGCTGAGGTTTCTAAAAATGATGAAGAATCCTCAGATGGCCCAACCAATTCAAATGAGCTTCAACAGCAGAATATTGATTCTGAAGACATTTCAGCAGATTCTCATTCTCATAGTGAAGCTCGATCTCCTGCTGCAACTGTTAACAGTGAAGGAGATGCATCATCCGATATGAAGGAATCGGATGAATACTTTTGGAGAGCTCTGAACAATGTACTCAACCAAAATGTACTACAGAACTTTGGGTTTTCTCTTCCAGAGGTCAAGCAATTGGACGGATTTGACCTATTAAGTTCACTTGGTCTGAAATCACGTGAAATTGCTGAACAGGAATATTTAGAATCTGGACTTGCAATGGCAGATACTTCAACAAGTGATGGCAGTGAAACAACTCCTGAAAACACAGTTGGTGTTGAGAATGAAAATGGAACATTGACAACCAAAGAGGAGGTGCAATCTTCCTTTCCAGACATAAATAAAGTATCTCGGGATGTATTATCTCAAACAGAAAATATACTCGGAGCTCTGATGATactttctaaaaacctctcacCACATGATCAGTCAGTAACGACAACTGAAACAAATGGCAAAGATGATATGATTAGAGAGCAGCAAGGTGCTTCTGCTGCAGATTCTGTTCAAAAGGATGATACTGTGGCATCTACCATACTGTCCATTGATGCACAGAAAGCAGAGGATATGCGGAGCCTGTTTGCAAGTGCAGAGACTGCCatggaggcatgggctatgcttGCCACTTCACTGGGACGTAACAGTTTCATCAAATCGGACTTTGAAAAAATATGTTTTCTTGACAATGTTTCAACAGACACACAA GTTGCCATATGGCGTGATTCTTCTCGAAGAAGGTTGGTTGTTGCCTTTCGAGGAACTGAACAA TCAAGGTGGAAGGATTTGCGAACTGACTTAATGCTTGTACCTGCTGG ACTAAACCCTGAGAGGCTGGGTGGTGACTTCAAACAAGAAGTTCAA GTTCACAGTGGATTCTTAGGTGCATATGACTCTGTTAGGAACAGGATCATGACACTCATCAAATATGCCGTTGGATTCCT GGATGAAGAAGATGCAGGAACCATACCTAGTTGGCATGTTTATGTGACTGGACACAGTTTAGGTGGAGCACTAGCAACCCTTCTTGCTCTTGAACTCTCATCAAGTCAAATGGCCAA